cTTGCTCCTCTGTTAACTTGGAACTTGCTCCTTGGAACCTGTTAATTCTTGCAGGACGATACAGGAGCCTATCTAATCGACAGAGACCCCACGTACTTTGGCCCTATCTTGAATTACCTTCGGCATGGAAAACTGATTATGGATAAGAATCTGGCAGAAGAAggtaaaaagcaaaaacataatgcagaaCTGTCAGTGAGCAGCATCTCAGACACCAAATAACACGTTCATTCGATTTGTGTTTCAGGCGTTCTGGAGGAAGCTGAGTTCTACAACATTGCTTCCCTGGTGAGGCTGGTGAAAGAGAGGATACGGGACAACGAGAACCGGACATCTCAGGTaaacaaaactaaaccaaaataaGTCTTAGTGGCTGACTTTCTTCCAGTGCAAATGTAACCCAGGTAGCTTGTAAAGTGTTCAAACAAAATGTGTGCCTGCCTGCAGATTGTTGATGCTTTTTTAGCAATGCTCTGCGTGCCTTTGCTGTGTCCCTCAGGGCCCTGTGAAGCATGTGTATCGAGTACTACAGTGCCAAGAGGAGGAACTCACGCAGATGGTCTCAACCATGTCGGACGGTTGGAAGTTTGAGCAGGTGCAGAAAACACagcttttaaaatatatgtCATCTTTTAGTTCATGCTTTAGTTGATTCAACGTCACAGTTTTAAGCTCTGCTTGCCCTGAAATGTATGCCAGCACATTGTCAGGTATTTATTTTCACACAGGAAAGACTGGGGCACAAAATGTTTCAATCATGAGCAGGAATGGATACTAAAAATACTTCATTTGGTGTTGATCTGAATCTGTATGCAGTCGGACTGTGTCACCTTGTAGTTTCCTCTATATTAGTAATCGTGTATTATCAATATGAACCTGTATCAATTTTTTGATCTTCAAAAATCTGTGTAGAGCCTCGAAAGATCTTTGAGCCTTATAATGAAGGTAAGTATGAATTAAACCACTGACATTAGTAATAGCTGTAAATAATTATAGTCATTGCCACATGTGACTACTCTGCAAAGGTCTGATTATGACTATTTGGTACTTttaactttaataaaaaaataccaCATATGTtgcatttattaaatttaaagagCTAAAATAACACAACTCATTTGCCTTTTTTATTACCAACAAACATGACAGATCTAGTAGCACTTTTAGGCATACTGTGAAGCAGTTGCTATAAAGCTCTGCAGGAAACTTTGAGCTCTATCCATGTTTGTGAAAAATAACCTGAAGGCCTCAGTCACAGTCGTCTAGAGACCGATTGGCAAACCCTTGGCATCCTCCAGTTGCTAGGGGAAAATTTTTAATCTTCAACCACCCTCAAGCACCGGCATGTCACAGTTGGTGCTCAACAAAGCCAATGTGGTGACCATAAACAAAGCATAAGCCAGCGGCTTTGGCTGTGAAGGCACACCTGTTTGTCCacagactgctgatttattttcttttttgagtttCCCCAGTGATTTTAAGGTCTTTGGAAACcgtagttgttgttgtgttgtgttgttgttgttgggttgtttttttccagacaTTTTCAACAGTTTCTctaaaacaacaaccaaaagtAAATAACATGGTAGAACtaaattaaatggaaaaaaacagaagttatTGACTGAAAAGGTGCAGAGTGTGAAACGTCTTGGAAAAGTAGGCTGTCTTCTAACTCCGGATCTTTTGCCCTCAGCTTATAAGCATCGGCTCCTCGTATAACTATGGCAATGAGGACCAGGCTGAATTTCTATGTGTAGTTTCCCGGGAACTCAACAACTCCACTAACGGCATTGTCATTGAGCCCACTGAGAAGGCCAAGGTAAGCCGACATTTCATACTGTTGTTCAGACTGTCTGAAAATCTCCTGCAAACTGCAGAGAAGGACTGTGTTTGTATATTAAAACTCAGTTTATAAGCCACAGAAGCTACAGGATACATGTGTAGGAACCAAAGCTGCACTTGAATCGTCCAAAACACTAAATCCTACTTCCTTTTGCCCATAAGTTTCTCTTGAACTCGATAGAAAATGTCATGAGGTCACTAAAAGATCTGAAGAGGTTATAATCAGCTCAGACAAGCTAACTGCTCTGACACTAGACTCCTTAATAATGTGGCCAGATGTTGTTGATGTGAGTCTGCTGTGTTAAAACCACAGTGCCCCAAAGATGGGCAAAAATGAGGGCATCGTAGATACCAGGTTCAGCCCATGAAATGTTTCATATAAAAGAGGTTCACTGAtggaaaatgattacttcattaTCTAGTTTGTAATCTTAAAGAAAAGGGAGTGAAACAGCTTATTAAGTGGAATTAAATGTATCCCACaataagtttgtgtttttaaatgaatgttaaTGACCGCCAGTGCAGTATAGCTGTATGCAAGACATTTAATGCGAGATTCAGCCTACACAAGTGTCTGGATGTGCTGTTGATTCTTTTCTCTCCGGCATGCTGCCAGCATCCAGCATGCCAACAACCTGGGCTCGGTCAACATCAGTCAATCACGGCACGGTGGCACTGATGGTTTAGGGTCCATACTTGAATTTCAAATTCAATTCCGATACCCTGGAAAATGATCCGTAATCCATGCTATTTTCACCACGGCAAGATTCTTAGCCCATCCTGCGGTAACAGAACTAAGAACTAacagaaattagtttttttttttttttttaactgacctcagagctggctacaacaaaataataagaaacatatttttataattataattatcatCTTGTTTACATACAATGTGCACATTGCTCCACCTTGGTCTGTAGCGCTTTACAGCCACAGTTTTCTCTTCAGACCTGAAACCATAATTGACTAAAACCCAGAGCCAAAAGCTACTCACAGTGTTGTCTACAAGATTAAAGTTATGTGCTGGGAACTTAATTTAAAACATCCATTCTAGACATGTTTCATGACATAAAACTTGAATAGTTTATTTTCACTTCCTGCTGAAGAGACGCTCCAGTATAACTTCTGCCTTTATTTTAGGTACAGTGTGTAACATCTCATAATTTTTCAGATTGTGGTCAACTGTAATCCTTCCCCTCTCAATTCAAGTGCTTAACCCAAACTACGGTAGACACAACATGGGTAATAAAAGTAGCATTGAAGCACCTTCCTTAGTGTTTGTAGAATTTAATGAGCCTTAATTATACTTCCGTTTCACTTGACTCAGTGAGGAACCTTCCTAATGAAAATATTTGACTGTTGGACCATAAACCAGTCCATGCTGGATCAGACTGGGTAGAGTGGACCTTACCATCTCATGTGGCTTCTGCTCATTTGGGCGTTTTTCACAAGCAGCCTCTCTGAAGGTCAAAATGCATCTGTatgaaaaatgcattttctgaagttAGAGACCTTCACTTGGTGGAAAGTTCATGTTATACTTTTACCGTAGCTTAGTTTATTGTGCTGTATTAAATACTTAATGTGGAAGCTTGCGCTGCAACAAATGCAGGAGCTAAATATAACCGTATGGATGAGCTCAGATAGAAATAGTCTGTGTGCTGGCAGCCAGGATGCCACAAAAGTCAAGAACCTTTTGAACTTTACTGAGCCACTGCTGCTATTGTGTTCAAATAATGTGTTATCGCTTAGCTTCGTAGTTCTTACCTGCTTAACAGTGAGTTAACAAGATCTGCAAGATTATTTTCATGTATGCGGTCATTTCCATAAAAGCAATGCAAAGACTCAGATTTCATTCATTCttcttgtgtctttttttatggAACTGAGTCGGTTTATCAGATGTAGATTTATCAATGAAAGCATGTTTTCTCAAGTATAAAGCATTTATTGACCAAGTATTCATTATAAACTGTTTTATAAAACATGAACCTAGCTTCTGCGTTTGTGAAAGTAAAGCCACTGCAGACCTGCATTCTTGcaaatgaccagcagggggccaCTCCTGTAGTCTACGTTGTATACAAGTCTTTCAGGAAATGATTTCTACTTCTCACTTCATCCACTAACTTTCCAAGTAATCTAATGCTGTTAATCAttagtttcatattttattaaatcCAACATGCTGCTTGTTTTGAAAATTTAGTTCCTGTTTTAGAGAAATATAGGTGATAAAGCAGGGTATAATTCAGATTTACAAATCTGTATCAGCATACTGGCGTGCTGCATCCTCAGTTTCACATCCATAATTATGGTGTCCAGGCTTTTCCCTCAGCGAATAGCAATTTAAATAATTTCCCATGCTCTGGCTGAAAAGGGGAAGCTAATGCTAAAAGGAAACCCAGATTGCTTTGACTAATTGTTTGTTTTGGACAAATTTCAGCTGGACAAAAACCCCAAGCAGTTATTCTGCATCTGCATTCATTATAAAACAAGTATGCAAGGAATTAAATTTTGTTACAACTGGCTCAACAGAGgattatattattttaaaaatatgttaataataTCAGTAAAACTACTATAGAGTGTAATGGTAAAAGTGACCTGTAGAGCTAACATGTAGAAATGTTATGTCCAGTATGAGCAGCACAGAGGGTGGAAAGTTGttacaaagtgctgtacagcaCACTGACTGCTGAAATATTTACTGGATTACAACATTTCAGTCTGCCTGACCCTCTCTTTGTTCTCCTAAATGTCTCAGAAAATGTGACGCATAGTTCCTGAAGGGGAAAAGCAAAGATTTGAgaatgctgtctgtgcaggaaCCTGAACACCACGGCTTTTTTCTGTCAGTTTAATCAGTTTACTAAATTACTTTTACCCTGTGATTTCATCTGGAAGAAAGGGCTTGCTAACACTTCCTTTTTTATTGCAAAACCCCCCTCAAAATTCGAAGTATTTAAGTGttgttttttcttgcttttttcttgtttaaaagTCATCTTTTTTCTGTTCCGTCTGCCTTTTGCAGATCCTTCAGGAGCGAGGCTCGCGGATGTGAAGAGATCCTGAGCTTAACAACAGTTTATCAGCAACAACCACGTTGTTGTTGAACGTTTTCTTCACTTTTCATCAACCCCCTTCCACCTTTTACCATCATCATGATCATCTGCCCCTTCCCTTCTCCTCTGGTGTGCCTTTCCAAAGCGGGCGCTGTTTGGCGTCCCCCACAATCCTTCAGTGCTGCAACGTGACCCTGGCTTGTCGTCTTGTCTCTCgtctctccttcttcactttgaAAGAGAGACGACAGGTTCAGGGCTTTTCCTCATTGCAGCTTTTTGGTGGTCAGTGTGACAGCAGCGCAGGCTACGGCACTGATATTAGCCTCTTGTTGTTCTCAGTTGGATGGACAGAGCTACCAGAAATCATCGTCTCCATCTCCACCTCCATTCTGGATCTCCATCGTCGTTATCAGACGGAATATTTCCTCATGTCTTACACATCTGGCTCtgttgattt
The Oreochromis aureus strain Israel breed Guangdong linkage group 8, ZZ_aureus, whole genome shotgun sequence DNA segment above includes these coding regions:
- the kctd2 gene encoding BTB/POZ domain-containing protein KCTD2 codes for the protein MAELHVVEPSGAGTIEQPEHRDIRGSVRLASPTLMVPPRSSQLSPGGVSGCSGGGRSVFGFPVKSNPSSPSEPVDKPGSRWVRLNVGGTYFITTKQTLCRDPKSFLFRLCQEDPDLDSDKDDTGAYLIDRDPTYFGPILNYLRHGKLIMDKNLAEEGVLEEAEFYNIASLVRLVKERIRDNENRTSQGPVKHVYRVLQCQEEELTQMVSTMSDGWKFEQLISIGSSYNYGNEDQAEFLCVVSRELNNSTNGIVIEPTEKAKILQERGSRM